Within Bacillus sp. 2205SS5-2, the genomic segment AGGAGAGAAGCATCCAAATAATCTTCACTTCGTTTGCTTAACGCATTTTAGTGAAACAGTTGATGGCTATGTAGCATTTAAGCCAACTAACTTAGATAACACACTAGGTGAAGTGTTAGCACAAAATGACTTGAAGCAGCTTCGTATCGCTGAAACTGAAAAATACCCTCATGTAACGTTCTTTATGAGCGGTGGTCGTGAAGCAGAATTTCCTGGTGAAAGGAGAATCCTAATCGATTCTCCTAAGGTTGCAACTTATGACTTAAAGCCAGAAATGAGTGCTTATGAAGTTACAGAAGCTTTGCTTGCTGAAATAGAAGGTGACAAGCAGGATGTGATTCTGCTGAACTTTGCTAATCCTGATATGGTGGGGCATTCCGGAATGCTCGAGCCAACGATCAAAGCGATTGAAACCGTTGACGAATGTCTCGGAAAAATCGTGGACGCAATTTTAGCTAAAGGCGGTTCAGCCATTATCACAGCGGACCATGGAAACGCTGACGAAGTGGTGACGTTAGAGGGAACACCGATGACGGCACACACAACGAATCCTGTACCGGTTATTTTAACAAAAGAAGGAATATCTCTTCGTGAGGGTGGAATTCTAGGAGATTTGGCTCCAACCATTCTTGATTTATTAAATGTTTATCAACCATCAGAAATGACAGGAAATACATTAATTAAAAAATAATATTATTAAAGGAGATTTACCAATATGCCATTCATTACAGAAGTATATGCACGCGAAGTATTAGATTCTCGCGGTAACCCAACTATTGAAGTAGAAGTATACACTCAATCAGGTGCATTCGGACGCGCGCTTGTTCCAAGTGGAGCATCAACTGGTGAGTATGAAGCAGTAGAATTACGTGACGGTGACAAAGGTCGTTACTTAGGTAAAGGTGTAGAACAAGCTGTTGCTAATGTTAACGAAACGATCGCAGAAGAGCTAATCGGCTTTGACGTAACTGATCAAGTCGGAATTGACAAAGCAATGATCGAGCTTGACGGAACTGAAAACAAAGGTAAATTGGGTGCGAACGCTATTCTAGGTGTTTCTATGGCAGCAGCTCGCGCCGCAGCAGACTTACTAGGACTTGAGCTTTATCAATATCTTGGCGGATTCAACACAAAACAACTTCCAGTGCCAATGATGAACATCGTAAATGGGGGAGAGCATGCGGATAATAACGTCGACATTCAAGAATTCATGGTTATGCCTGTAGGCGCACCAACATTCAAAGAAGGTCTTCGCATGGGTGCTGAAATCTTCCATAGCTTAAAATCTGTTCTTAAAGACAAAGGCTATAACACGGCAGTAGGTGACGAAGGTGGATTCGCTCCTAACCTTAAGTCTAATGAAGAAGCATTATCTACTATCATCGAAGCGATTGAAAAAGCAGGTTACAAACCAGGTGAAGAAGTTCTTCTTGCAATGGACGTGGCAGCTTCTGAAATTTACAATAAAGAAGACGGTAAATACCATCTTTCTGGTGAAGGTGTGGTTCGTACTTCTGCTGAAATGGTTGACTGGTACGAAGAAATGGCTAATAAATACCCAATCGTTTCTATTGAAGATGGACTTGACGAAAATGACTGGGATGGTTTCAAACTTTTAACTGAGCGTATTGGTACCAAAGTTCAACTAGTGGGTGACGATTTATTCGTAACAAACACTGAAAAGCTTGCTCAAGGAATTGAACAAGGAATTGGTAATTCAATTCTAATCAAAGTAAACCAAATTGGTACACTAACGGAAACATTTGATGCAATCGAAATGGCTAAACGCGCTGGTTACACTGCAGTAATCTCTCATCGTTCCGGTGAAACAGAAGACAGCACGATTGCTGATATCGCAGTTGCAACAAATGCTGGCCAAATCAAAACGGGTGCACCATCTCGTACAGACCGAGTAGCAAAATACAACCAATTACTTCGCATTGAAGACCAATTGGCTGATACTGCTCAATACCTAGGTGCTAAAACATTCTATAACCTGAAAAAATAAGCTAACCATATATTACAACTCCGCTTTTGATAAGCGGGGTTGTTTTTTTGTGAATATTGGCAAGGAGGAATATAAAAATAAGAAAGGAAAGCAATAGGATAACAATCTTGAATGAGAAAAGGTCTTCTTTATTGGAGTTTGTCCTAGACTTAAAAGCGCAAATTGAAAGTAGGCAAGATTGTCAAATTCTTCGCAATGTCGTTGCCGCAGAGTTAACTCAATAAAAATCATCTTAAACGGAGTATTACCTTTGCCGGATTGAAGACATCCTTCTTGTTTAACGTTCGCGATATTGGAAAACTGTTTGTTAATCAACAATTTGGCCATGATTGATTAACACCATTTGTAATTACATGGAAATTTAAGGTGGGTTATGAATGTCTGTACTAAGACTAATGAGGCAGGATTGTGCAAAAATTCTATGTATAGTGTAAAAAAGAATAATAACGAACATACGTTTATTTAATGGAAATAGAATGATAATCAAAACGACTCTAGGAGCAGGGAAGTGAATCCTCTACTCCTAATATTTATTAGGTTCTTAGTTGTCTTAATTATCTGTGAAAATGGGAATTTGGTCATTTCCTATCATTGTAAGAAGCAAAAGAGGCTAAAATAATCTATAATGAAGAAAGTGAATGTTTAATTTTCCCGTTTTAATATCGGGTTGAGGAGTGCATATAGAAATGAAGTTTATTGTAGGAATGGCGCTAAGCCTCTCCCTTCTTTTTCTTGGAGGATGTACGGCGTTATTTGGAAATAGCTCAACGGAGAATGAATCAGGAATAGAGCCAACAGAGCAGGAGCCAGTTGAGGAAGAAAACAAGGAACCTTTAGTGAAGGAACAGGAACCTGAAACTCCTGCTGAGCCGCCTGTGAACGAGCTAGTTACCTCGTTTTACGAGTCAATTATACAAGAAACGGATGAACAGTATGTTGTGAAAAAGTTTTCTTCAAAAACAGAGTTGGTCCAATATCTAGTTCAATACGCGAAAAAAGGATTCGCTCAGTCTTTAGTCGATACCTATTACAAAGAAGAAAATGGGAAACTGAAATTGGTTCCGCAAGAAGCTATCCCGCACATAGATCCTACTCTTCCGTTTCAATTAAACAAAATTAATGAAACAGAATATCAAGTAACACAGGATCAACAAGATGAACTGTTTGGCTCCTATACCATCGAAGCGTCATTTGAAGTAGATGGGGATCATTGGGTGATTGCTAAGAGTTCTTTCACTCAAACCAAGCCTACTTTAGCTGAGAATCATGATAGCGAGATGGCTTTAATCAATAAACAGTATTTTCTTCCAAATGATTATATACCAGCTGATTTAATAGAACCGAATGTTCCGTTTACCTTCGAAGAAGATTTGCCGAAGAAGTTGTTGGTTAAAGAAGCTGCTTTAGCATTAGAAGAGATGTTTGCCGCTGCTAAAAATGAGAATGTAGAACTTCTAGCCGCATCTGGATACCGCTCGTTCGACCAACAGAAAACTTTGTTTGCTTGGTATGCGGATACGCACGGGGAAGAAGAAGCCAATAAATTTAGCGCAAGAGCTGGTCAAAGTGAACATCAGTCTGGACTCGCGATGGACGTTTCTAGTAAAAGTGTTGCTTATGATCTGACTGAAGCTTTTGGGGAAACACCAGAAGGAAAATGGGTGGCGACTCATGCAGCTGAATACGGATTTATTGTTCGTTATCCAAAAGGGAAAGAAGCGATTACAGGGTATAAGTATGAACCTTGGCATCTCCGTTATGTAGGCAAAGAAATGGCGCGAGAGATTGAGAGTGAAGGACTTACGCTTGAAGAATATACTAGAGGAATGTAGTTTTCTTTGGCTATGTTATAAAGTAAAGCTGATTGGTAAAGAATGTGCTGTAATTTCAATATTTTTAGAGCATTATAAGAGTGGCTTTTTGAATTCCAAAGCTTTGAAAAGGGGCTATTAATGAATAGATTAAACCAAAAAGAACATTTCCAGGAAGAAATGTTCTTTTTTCACAGATAAGAAAATAAAAAAAGATCGATCACAACTTTTTGGTTGTGTTTTTTTCTATTATGGAGACAAATAATAGAAAACGAATCTCCTTGAACATCATGGTCACTGGGAGACATTCAAGCAGTATCAAGGGGGGGGAATCCGTCCAACCAACTTGCTCGTGATGAAAAATTTATGATGATTGTTGCACAAGGAATTTTCACGATCTGATCATTTATTTCCATAGGAACTCAATTTATTTTTAATGAAAATCAACAGTGAAATGGAGGATTTAGTCAAAAATCAGATGAAATAGCCACAATGTATACAAAAAAAGCCATTTAATAAGGCTGACCTACTATGGAGAAATATGAATTAAGTGTCTGAATCCAAACATATTACCGCTTTATCATAATGGTGGTAAGGTACGATTTATCTTATATCTCATTTTGCACAACTTCCAAAAGTAACTAACTTACTGTTCTAGCTCGTGCTTTAAACGTTGGAGGTGATCACCATCTTCTTTCTTCATGATTTTCACAAACATTGGCTTTGCTAATTTCATAATCAGCCCTTTTGTAAAAATGTCACATTGAAAAGACACTTGCGTTGTTGACCCAATTTCTTTGAATTGATAATGATACTTTGCACAGAGTCCCTTTGTTTCACTTTGTGCTGAATACGATTGATTAGGCGTAAACTCAGAAATTTCTATTATAGACGAAGCTTCTCTATTGCCAATAATTCTTGTTTCGTTAAACTTGGTTCCCTTTCCAATCGGTCCTTCCGTAAGTTTTTCACATCTGACCACATTTTTCATG encodes:
- the eno gene encoding phosphopyruvate hydratase; its protein translation is MPFITEVYAREVLDSRGNPTIEVEVYTQSGAFGRALVPSGASTGEYEAVELRDGDKGRYLGKGVEQAVANVNETIAEELIGFDVTDQVGIDKAMIELDGTENKGKLGANAILGVSMAAARAAADLLGLELYQYLGGFNTKQLPVPMMNIVNGGEHADNNVDIQEFMVMPVGAPTFKEGLRMGAEIFHSLKSVLKDKGYNTAVGDEGGFAPNLKSNEEALSTIIEAIEKAGYKPGEEVLLAMDVAASEIYNKEDGKYHLSGEGVVRTSAEMVDWYEEMANKYPIVSIEDGLDENDWDGFKLLTERIGTKVQLVGDDLFVTNTEKLAQGIEQGIGNSILIKVNQIGTLTETFDAIEMAKRAGYTAVISHRSGETEDSTIADIAVATNAGQIKTGAPSRTDRVAKYNQLLRIEDQLADTAQYLGAKTFYNLKK
- a CDS encoding M15 family metallopeptidase: MKFIVGMALSLSLLFLGGCTALFGNSSTENESGIEPTEQEPVEEENKEPLVKEQEPETPAEPPVNELVTSFYESIIQETDEQYVVKKFSSKTELVQYLVQYAKKGFAQSLVDTYYKEENGKLKLVPQEAIPHIDPTLPFQLNKINETEYQVTQDQQDELFGSYTIEASFEVDGDHWVIAKSSFTQTKPTLAENHDSEMALINKQYFLPNDYIPADLIEPNVPFTFEEDLPKKLLVKEAALALEEMFAAAKNENVELLAASGYRSFDQQKTLFAWYADTHGEEEANKFSARAGQSEHQSGLAMDVSSKSVAYDLTEAFGETPEGKWVATHAAEYGFIVRYPKGKEAITGYKYEPWHLRYVGKEMAREIESEGLTLEEYTRGM
- a CDS encoding SRPBCC family protein, which produces MPEFQDTVTIDHPLEKVFAFACDVRNGQKFMKNVVRCEKLTEGPIGKGTKFNETRIIGNREASSIIEISEFTPNQSYSAQSETKGLCAKYHYQFKEIGSTTQVSFQCDIFTKGLIMKLAKPMFVKIMKKEDGDHLQRLKHELEQ